A single genomic interval of Microbacterium oleivorans harbors:
- a CDS encoding shikimate kinase: MTEPALVLIGPMGAGKSSIGKKLARSLGTTFTDSDGVVVQAHGPIEKLFADHGEARFREIERAAVSEALARGGVVALGGGAVLHPATQQDLAALRVVLLTVSAQTIASRLRGTTRPLLQGDDPLARWRELAESRRELYERLATVRFDTSTGPIQDIVDAIAAWAQEATS; the protein is encoded by the coding sequence ATGACCGAGCCCGCACTCGTCCTGATCGGGCCGATGGGGGCCGGCAAGTCGAGCATCGGCAAGAAGCTGGCGCGGTCGCTGGGCACCACCTTCACCGACAGCGACGGTGTCGTCGTGCAGGCGCACGGCCCCATCGAGAAGCTCTTCGCCGATCACGGCGAGGCACGCTTCCGAGAGATCGAACGGGCGGCGGTCTCGGAGGCGCTCGCGCGCGGCGGTGTCGTCGCGCTCGGGGGCGGTGCGGTGCTGCATCCGGCCACGCAGCAGGATCTCGCGGCGCTCCGGGTCGTGCTGCTCACCGTCTCGGCGCAGACGATCGCGTCTCGCCTGCGCGGCACCACCAGGCCGCTCCTGCAGGGCGACGACCCGCTCGCGCGCTGGCGTGAGCTGGCCGAGAGCCGCCGGGAGCTGTACGAGCGGCTCGCGACCGTGCGATTCGACACATCGACCGGCCCGATCCAAGACATCGTCGACGCCATCGCGGCGTGGGCGCAGGAGGCAACGTCATGA
- the aroB gene encoding 3-dehydroquinate synthase, with protein sequence MTDTTVISVAGDAPYDITVGRGILPLVADVLPDTARKVLIVHPPTLSAQAERLREVLGSDRQVLLAEIPDAEQGKRVEVAAFCWQVMGQADFTRTDAVVGFGGGAVTDLAGFVAATWLRGIAVVQVPTTVLGMVDAAVGGKTGINTAEGKNLVGAFWPPVAVVCDLDLLDGLSRNERVAGFAEVVKAGFIWYPEILDLIEADAEAAVDPHSPAFRRSIELAIDMKARVVGEDLREAGLREVLNYGHTLGHAIEHAERYQWRHGAAISVGMMFAAELSRLAGRLPDAAAQRHRDILETLGLPTSYRAGAWRQLLATMQRDKKARGAMLRFIVLDDIGKPTVLQAPDESLLFAAYQEVGA encoded by the coding sequence ATGACCGACACCACCGTCATCTCCGTCGCGGGCGACGCGCCGTACGACATCACCGTCGGACGAGGCATCCTGCCCCTCGTCGCCGATGTGCTCCCCGACACCGCGCGGAAGGTGCTCATCGTGCACCCGCCGACCCTGTCGGCCCAGGCCGAGCGGCTCCGCGAGGTGCTCGGCTCCGACCGACAGGTGCTGCTCGCCGAGATCCCCGACGCCGAGCAGGGCAAGCGGGTCGAGGTCGCGGCGTTCTGCTGGCAGGTCATGGGGCAGGCGGACTTCACCCGCACGGACGCCGTCGTCGGGTTCGGGGGCGGCGCGGTGACCGACCTCGCCGGGTTCGTCGCGGCGACCTGGCTGCGGGGGATCGCGGTCGTCCAGGTGCCGACGACGGTGCTCGGCATGGTCGACGCCGCGGTCGGCGGCAAGACGGGGATCAACACCGCCGAAGGGAAGAACCTCGTCGGTGCGTTCTGGCCGCCCGTGGCGGTGGTGTGCGACCTCGACCTGCTCGACGGCCTCTCGCGCAACGAGCGGGTGGCGGGCTTCGCGGAGGTCGTCAAAGCGGGCTTCATCTGGTACCCCGAGATCCTCGACCTCATCGAGGCCGACGCCGAGGCGGCGGTCGATCCGCACAGTCCCGCCTTCCGCAGGAGCATCGAGCTCGCGATCGACATGAAGGCGCGTGTCGTGGGGGAGGACCTGCGCGAGGCAGGTCTGCGCGAAGTGCTCAACTACGGCCACACGCTGGGCCACGCGATCGAGCACGCCGAGCGCTACCAGTGGCGCCACGGCGCCGCGATCTCGGTCGGCATGATGTTCGCGGCCGAGCTGTCCCGCCTCGCCGGACGGCTCCCGGATGCCGCCGCGCAGCGGCACCGCGACATCCTCGAGACGCTCGGCCTGCCGACCTCGTACCGCGCCGGCGCGTGGCGCCAGCTGCTGGCGACGATGCAGCGCGACAAGAAGGCTCGCGGTGCGATGCTCCGCTTCATCGTGCTCGACGACATCGGCAAGCCGACGGTGCTGCAGGCCCCCGACGAGTCGCTGCTCTTCGCCGCGTACCAGGAGGTCGGGGCCTGA
- the aroQ gene encoding type II 3-dehydroquinate dehydratase encodes MSTPRRLLLVNGPNLNLLGTREPEIYGRETLADVEALVVATAAEHGVAVRSVQSNHEGVLIDAIHAAREDCVGIVINPGGLTHTSVVLRDALAGVSLPVAEVHISNVYERESFRHHSYVADIASVHVIGEGVAGYARATQQLLDNLT; translated from the coding sequence ATGAGCACCCCGCGACGTCTGCTGCTGGTCAACGGGCCCAACCTCAACCTGCTCGGCACGCGCGAGCCCGAGATCTACGGACGCGAGACGCTCGCCGACGTCGAGGCGCTCGTGGTGGCGACCGCCGCCGAGCACGGCGTGGCGGTGCGCTCGGTGCAGAGCAATCACGAGGGTGTGCTCATCGACGCCATCCACGCCGCCCGTGAGGACTGCGTCGGCATCGTGATCAATCCGGGCGGCCTGACCCACACGTCCGTCGTGCTCCGCGACGCGCTCGCGGGGGTCTCGCTGCCGGTCGCCGAGGTGCACATCTCGAACGTCTACGAGCGCGAGTCGTTCCGGCATCATTCCTACGTCGCCGACATCGCGTCGGTGCACGTGATCGGCGAGGGCGTCGCGGGCTACGCGCGCGCGACGCAGCAGCTGCTCGACAACCTCACGTAG
- the efp gene encoding elongation factor P: MASTADIKNGVVLSIDGQLWNVIEFQHVKPGKGGAFVRTKLKNVMSGKVVDRTYNAGAKIDIENVDRRDFTYLYNDGDNYVFMDVDDYDQINVAAATVGDAANFLLENQQVQIALNNGNPLYVEMPASVVLEITYTEPGLQGDRSSAGTKAATVETGYEIQVPLFVEQGTKVKVDTRTGDYLGRVN, from the coding sequence ATGGCATCGACCGCAGACATCAAGAACGGCGTCGTCCTCAGCATCGACGGTCAGCTCTGGAACGTCATCGAGTTCCAGCACGTCAAGCCGGGCAAGGGCGGGGCGTTCGTGCGCACGAAGCTGAAGAACGTCATGTCGGGCAAGGTCGTCGACCGCACCTACAACGCCGGCGCCAAGATCGACATCGAGAACGTCGACCGCCGCGACTTCACCTACCTGTACAACGACGGCGACAACTACGTCTTCATGGACGTCGACGACTACGACCAGATCAACGTCGCGGCCGCCACCGTCGGCGACGCCGCCAACTTCCTCCTCGAGAACCAGCAGGTGCAGATCGCGCTGAACAACGGCAACCCGCTGTACGTCGAGATGCCGGCGTCGGTCGTGCTCGAGATCACCTACACCGAGCCCGGCCTGCAGGGCGACCGCTCGTCGGCCGGCACGAAGGCGGCGACCGTCGAGACCGGGTACGAGATCCAGGTCCCGCTGTTCGTCGAGCAGGGCACCAAGGTGAAGGTCGACACCCGCACGGGCGACTACCTCGGCCGTGTGAACTGA
- the nusB gene encoding transcription antitermination factor NusB, translating to MSARSKARKRALDILYQSDVRGDDLSVTLAAEAKRAALEPAREASWLYAREIIDGVIDNRDDIDEQITTFAKDWSLARMPAVDRAILRLGVWEILYNEAVPAAVAIDEAVELAKEFSTDGSSAFVHGVLGRVARAS from the coding sequence ATGAGTGCCCGTTCCAAGGCGCGCAAGCGCGCCCTCGACATCCTCTACCAGTCCGACGTCCGCGGCGACGACCTGAGCGTCACGCTGGCCGCCGAGGCCAAGCGCGCGGCTCTCGAGCCCGCACGCGAGGCGTCCTGGCTCTACGCCCGCGAGATCATCGACGGGGTCATCGACAATCGCGACGACATCGACGAGCAGATCACCACCTTCGCCAAGGACTGGTCCCTCGCGCGCATGCCCGCCGTCGACCGGGCGATCCTGCGCCTGGGCGTGTGGGAGATCCTCTACAACGAGGCGGTCCCCGCCGCGGTAGCGATCGACGAGGCGGTCGAGCTCGCCAAGGAGTTCTCCACCGACGGATCGAGCGCTTTCGTGCACGGCGTCCTCGGCCGCGTCGCCCGCGCCTCCTGA
- a CDS encoding DEAD/DEAH box helicase: MTALRGPSWRAVLAPASADDTPIALGVQLRQRESADEAHWGPRRVAPATARSVETSTGDLRLAVRPLVRSSSSARWVAGDETWESLRRGAWRIDAARTRWFATLYGIAHDARLLGGFGDSEWLTLDGADSDLLWPHLRAAAELGIPIVATRPDQQVELGEAASVEVRVDAREGGLVLVTTVSVDGVAAAHARPLGHVGVYAIDRVGDVLRITFAPVPLGGGVRALLASGRPVGVPADEVDDFFREAYPRLTREATVVAATGVRLPPPERVSVVVAVEQNPRDELVYAISWHLPGVGAVAVSVERERDPERADLRGALERAWASASGEPFAPSGRRSGVDAAEFTTRVLPALEELDAVRVEVSGLRRAYRELAGDPRITVKTVETTDADWFELAVHVVVEGRRVPFRPLFTALAQGRKKMLLSDGAYFSLAHPALDRLRDLIEESRDLVEWETGARISRYHVQLWTDFEDLADESEPAVRWRRAADALRAAEPDGDGGAAALLPTGLATALRPYQRDGLGWLCALRDARLGGVLADDMGLGKTLQLLALLQHAREAGETRPALVVAPTSVVGAWRDEAARHAPALRVTIVDGSGRRFDDVDTDVVVTSYALLRLDAAAYADREWSSVVLDEAQYVKNPRSHVHRAALALRADVVFAATGTPLENSLTDLWAILSLTSPGLFPSARRFREEYVTPIEHGGVDENREGGAARERRLGRLRGRIRPFLLRRTKDVVAADLPPRQEQDIHVELSSGHRAVYERVLQRERRKVLGLLDDLDSQRFIVFRSLTLLRLLALAPALVDAGGPGLASSKLGALRDRLDAVIAEGHRALVFSQFTSYLDIVEADLRAHGVGVVRLDGSTTRRSAVIDAFRRGDDPVFLISLKAGGVGLTLTEADYVFLLDPWWNPAAEQQAIDRTHRIGQDRPVTVYRLIAAGTIEEKVVELQRRKARLFSAVFDADGAFSSALTADDIRALLS; the protein is encoded by the coding sequence GTGACCGCACTCCGCGGGCCGTCATGGCGTGCCGTGCTCGCGCCGGCCTCGGCCGACGACACCCCCATCGCCCTCGGGGTGCAGCTGCGCCAGCGCGAGAGCGCCGACGAGGCGCACTGGGGTCCACGGCGAGTGGCGCCGGCCACGGCCCGCAGCGTCGAGACGTCCACCGGCGATCTGCGGCTCGCGGTGCGCCCGCTCGTGCGCAGCTCGTCCAGCGCGCGGTGGGTCGCCGGCGACGAGACCTGGGAATCCCTGCGTCGCGGCGCCTGGCGCATCGACGCCGCCCGGACGCGGTGGTTCGCCACCCTGTACGGCATCGCCCACGATGCCCGGCTCCTCGGCGGGTTCGGCGACTCCGAGTGGCTGACGCTCGACGGGGCGGACTCCGACCTGCTGTGGCCGCACCTGCGGGCGGCTGCCGAGCTCGGCATCCCCATCGTGGCGACCCGTCCCGACCAGCAGGTCGAGCTCGGCGAGGCCGCCTCGGTCGAGGTGCGTGTGGACGCGCGGGAGGGCGGTCTCGTCCTCGTGACCACCGTCAGCGTCGACGGCGTCGCCGCGGCGCACGCGCGCCCGCTCGGACACGTGGGCGTGTACGCCATCGACCGGGTGGGCGACGTGCTGCGCATCACCTTCGCGCCCGTGCCGCTCGGCGGCGGCGTCCGCGCGCTGCTCGCCTCCGGCCGCCCGGTGGGCGTCCCCGCCGACGAGGTCGACGACTTCTTCCGCGAGGCGTACCCGCGCCTGACGCGGGAGGCGACCGTGGTCGCGGCGACGGGGGTGCGGTTGCCGCCGCCCGAGCGGGTGAGCGTGGTCGTGGCCGTGGAGCAGAATCCCCGGGACGAGCTGGTCTACGCCATCTCCTGGCACCTGCCCGGAGTCGGAGCTGTCGCGGTCTCGGTCGAGCGGGAACGCGACCCCGAGCGGGCAGACCTCCGCGGGGCGCTCGAACGGGCCTGGGCGAGCGCGAGCGGCGAACCGTTCGCACCGAGCGGGCGCCGCAGCGGCGTCGACGCCGCTGAGTTCACGACCCGGGTGCTTCCCGCCCTCGAAGAGCTGGATGCCGTTCGCGTCGAGGTGTCGGGGCTGCGTCGCGCGTACCGCGAACTCGCGGGCGACCCGCGCATCACGGTGAAGACGGTCGAGACGACCGATGCGGACTGGTTCGAGCTGGCGGTGCACGTCGTCGTCGAGGGCCGACGCGTCCCGTTCCGGCCGCTGTTCACCGCGCTCGCGCAGGGGCGGAAGAAGATGCTGCTGTCGGATGGCGCGTACTTCTCGCTCGCGCACCCCGCGCTCGACCGGCTCCGCGACCTCATCGAGGAATCGCGTGACCTCGTCGAATGGGAGACGGGCGCGCGGATCAGCCGCTACCACGTGCAGCTGTGGACGGATTTCGAAGACCTCGCCGACGAGAGCGAGCCCGCGGTCCGTTGGCGCCGCGCCGCCGACGCGCTGCGCGCCGCCGAGCCGGATGGCGACGGCGGCGCGGCCGCTCTCCTGCCGACCGGGCTCGCCACCGCGCTGCGTCCGTACCAGCGTGACGGCCTCGGCTGGCTCTGCGCGCTCCGCGACGCGCGGCTCGGTGGAGTCCTGGCCGACGACATGGGCCTCGGCAAGACACTGCAGCTCCTCGCGCTGCTGCAGCACGCACGCGAGGCGGGCGAGACGCGTCCGGCCCTCGTCGTGGCCCCGACCTCGGTGGTCGGCGCGTGGCGCGATGAGGCCGCCCGCCACGCCCCGGCGCTTCGCGTGACGATCGTCGACGGTTCCGGTCGCCGTTTCGACGACGTCGACACCGACGTCGTCGTGACGTCCTACGCACTGCTCCGCCTCGACGCGGCGGCCTACGCCGATCGCGAGTGGTCGAGCGTCGTCCTCGATGAGGCCCAGTACGTCAAGAATCCCCGCAGCCACGTCCATCGGGCTGCTCTCGCGCTGCGCGCCGACGTCGTCTTCGCCGCCACCGGCACACCGCTCGAGAACAGCCTGACCGACCTCTGGGCGATCCTCTCCCTGACCTCCCCGGGCCTGTTCCCGTCGGCTCGCCGGTTCCGCGAGGAGTACGTGACGCCGATCGAGCACGGCGGTGTCGACGAGAACCGCGAAGGCGGCGCGGCGCGAGAGCGCCGGCTGGGACGTCTGCGCGGCCGCATCCGTCCCTTCCTGTTGCGGCGGACGAAGGACGTCGTCGCCGCCGACCTGCCGCCCCGACAGGAGCAGGACATCCACGTCGAGCTCTCCAGCGGCCATCGTGCCGTCTACGAGCGCGTGCTGCAGCGCGAACGCCGCAAGGTGCTCGGTCTGCTGGACGATCTCGACAGCCAACGGTTCATCGTGTTCCGATCGCTGACGCTGCTGCGTCTGCTCGCGCTGGCTCCCGCACTGGTGGATGCCGGTGGCCCCGGCCTGGCGTCGAGCAAGCTGGGCGCGCTCCGCGACCGGCTCGACGCAGTGATCGCCGAAGGGCACCGCGCGCTCGTGTTCAGCCAGTTCACCTCCTATCTCGACATCGTCGAGGCCGACCTGCGCGCACACGGTGTCGGCGTGGTCCGTCTGGACGGCTCGACCACGCGGCGCTCGGCGGTCATCGACGCGTTCCGCCGGGGCGACGACCCGGTGTTCCTCATCAGCCTGAAGGCCGGCGGCGTGGGGCTGACGCTGACCGAGGCGGACTACGTGTTCCTCCTGGACCCCTGGTGGAATCCGGCGGCCGAGCAGCAGGCGATCGATCGGACCCACCGCATCGGACAGGACCGGCCGGTCACGGTGTACCGGCTCATCGCGGCGGGCACCATCGAGGAGAAGGTGGTCGAGTTGCAGCGCCGGAAAGCCCGCCTGTTCAGCGCGGTCTTCGACGCCGACGGGGCCTTCTCGAGCGCGCTCACGGCCGACGACATCCGCGCGCTGCTCTCCTGA
- a CDS encoding Rieske 2Fe-2S domain-containing protein — translation MRITGLGHAGMFIETAGGSILCDPVVGPSFFGSWFPFPDNRGLDWNRFGRADFLYISHRHRDHFDPALLRKHVPTSIRVLLPDYPTDDLETDLRALGYDNIVYTQSGVPLEFGDLKVMVTPLRAPSDGPIGDSSLSVDDGTASVLNQNDSHPLDLEKLLSFGKPDAYFTQVSGAIWWPMVYDLPQDAKQNFAQLKRDAQNKRAMYYIDKVDAPHVFPMAGPPMFLREELFRYNGWGEQDDSIFTDQAQFLEHMATERPEQQGYLFVPGTQVDVNGGDVEITQTLYTDAEIERIFSDKWAYLAEQRDSRQDEVRAEIATRAEVLPPAEMLQAIKEWWEPLLRRARTVRNGVGGMVRFRIGELDMVVDFPRAKVREYAGEECIYWYTIPADLVSTNIRDHEIDWSNSIFLSMQFEVGRSGKFNEFLTTFLKCLSRDRIEYVENWYAEQSDQTEDAELGDWTVQRRCPHLRADLTKTGKIEDGVLTCSLHDWKWDLASGRCLTTQGHPIRASRTEAVERAEAVSPVA, via the coding sequence ATGCGCATCACAGGCCTGGGACATGCCGGAATGTTCATCGAGACGGCGGGGGGCAGCATCCTCTGCGACCCGGTCGTCGGCCCGAGCTTCTTCGGCTCGTGGTTCCCCTTCCCCGACAACCGCGGGCTCGACTGGAACCGGTTCGGCCGCGCCGACTTCCTCTACATCTCGCACCGGCACCGCGACCACTTCGACCCGGCGCTGCTGCGCAAGCACGTGCCCACCAGCATCCGCGTGCTGCTGCCGGACTATCCCACCGACGATCTCGAGACCGATCTGCGGGCACTCGGCTACGACAACATCGTCTACACCCAGAGTGGTGTTCCTCTGGAGTTCGGCGACCTGAAGGTCATGGTCACGCCGTTGCGTGCGCCGAGCGACGGGCCGATCGGCGACTCGAGCCTGTCGGTCGACGACGGCACGGCGTCGGTGCTGAATCAGAACGACTCCCACCCTCTCGACCTCGAGAAGCTCCTCTCGTTCGGCAAGCCGGACGCGTACTTCACCCAGGTCTCGGGGGCCATCTGGTGGCCGATGGTCTACGACCTGCCGCAGGACGCGAAGCAGAACTTCGCCCAGCTCAAGCGCGATGCGCAGAACAAGCGCGCGATGTACTACATCGACAAGGTCGACGCGCCCCATGTCTTCCCGATGGCCGGACCGCCGATGTTCCTGCGCGAGGAGCTCTTCCGCTACAACGGCTGGGGCGAGCAGGACGATTCGATCTTCACCGACCAGGCGCAGTTCCTGGAGCACATGGCGACCGAGCGTCCCGAGCAGCAGGGATACCTGTTCGTGCCCGGCACGCAGGTCGACGTGAACGGCGGCGACGTCGAGATCACCCAGACCCTCTACACCGATGCCGAGATCGAGCGGATCTTCTCGGACAAATGGGCCTACCTCGCCGAGCAGCGCGACAGCCGGCAGGACGAGGTGCGAGCCGAGATAGCCACGCGCGCCGAGGTGCTGCCGCCGGCCGAGATGCTGCAGGCGATCAAGGAGTGGTGGGAGCCGCTGCTGCGGCGTGCGCGGACGGTCCGCAACGGTGTCGGGGGCATGGTGCGGTTCCGCATCGGCGAGCTCGACATGGTCGTGGACTTCCCGCGGGCCAAGGTCCGCGAGTACGCCGGCGAGGAGTGCATCTACTGGTACACGATCCCCGCCGACCTCGTCTCGACGAACATCCGCGACCACGAGATCGACTGGTCGAACTCGATCTTCCTCTCGATGCAGTTCGAGGTCGGACGCAGCGGCAAGTTCAACGAGTTCCTCACGACCTTCCTGAAGTGCCTCTCGCGCGACCGCATCGAGTACGTGGAGAACTGGTACGCCGAGCAGTCCGACCAGACCGAGGATGCGGAGCTGGGGGACTGGACGGTGCAGCGTCGGTGCCCGCATCTGCGCGCCGACCTGACCAAGACCGGCAAGATCGAGGACGGTGTTCTCACCTGCTCGCTGCACGACTGGAAGTGGGATCTGGCGAGCGGTCGGTGCCTGACCACGCAGGGGCATCCGATCCGCGCGAGCCGGACCGAGGCCGTCGAGCGCGCCGAAGCCGTCAGCCCGGTGGCCTGA
- a CDS encoding prenyltransferase has protein sequence MTVASLSRQLFVASRPVSWINTAYPFAAAYLLTVREVDLTLVIGTLFFLVPYNLAMYGINDVFDYESDLRNPRKGGAHGAILDRRVHRATLWASALSCVPFVVYLVAVGSPLSWLVLGLSLFFVVFYSAPPLRLKERPFADSATSSIHFFSPAVYGFVLAGATWTWQLVLIVLAFAAWGVASHAFGAVQDVGADRDAGIASIATVRGARWTVRFALVCYIVAGVLMLATTWPGPLAALVVVPYLITLWPFRDITDETCEDATAGWDRFLWLNQLGGFVVTLLLIWWWLLTTG, from the coding sequence ATGACCGTCGCCTCGCTGTCGCGCCAGCTTTTCGTCGCCTCACGCCCGGTGAGCTGGATCAACACGGCGTACCCGTTCGCCGCGGCCTACCTGCTCACCGTGCGCGAGGTCGACCTCACGCTCGTGATCGGCACCCTGTTCTTCCTGGTGCCGTACAACCTCGCGATGTACGGCATCAACGACGTCTTCGACTACGAGTCCGACCTGCGAAACCCCCGCAAGGGCGGTGCGCACGGCGCCATCCTCGATCGACGGGTGCACCGGGCGACGCTGTGGGCGTCAGCGCTGTCGTGCGTGCCTTTCGTCGTCTACCTCGTCGCGGTCGGGTCGCCGCTGTCGTGGCTCGTGCTGGGCCTCAGCCTGTTCTTCGTCGTCTTCTACAGCGCCCCGCCGCTGCGGCTCAAGGAGCGGCCGTTCGCGGACTCCGCGACCAGCAGCATCCACTTCTTCTCACCCGCCGTGTACGGGTTCGTGCTGGCGGGGGCGACCTGGACGTGGCAGCTGGTGCTCATCGTGCTGGCGTTCGCCGCGTGGGGCGTCGCCTCGCACGCCTTCGGGGCCGTGCAGGACGTCGGCGCCGACCGCGACGCGGGCATCGCCTCGATCGCCACCGTGCGCGGCGCGCGATGGACCGTGCGCTTCGCCCTCGTCTGCTACATCGTCGCGGGTGTGCTGATGCTCGCGACGACCTGGCCGGGCCCTCTCGCCGCGCTCGTCGTCGTGCCCTACCTGATCACCCTCTGGCCGTTCCGCGACATCACCGACGAGACCTGCGAGGACGCGACCGCCGGGTGGGATCGGTTCCTCTGGCTCAACCAGCTCGGCGGCTTCGTGGTGACTCTGCTGCTCATCTGGTGGTGGCTGCTCACCACCGGCTGA
- a CDS encoding lycopene cyclase domain-containing protein, with the protein MTYTLIVVPFVLVTAAATVATVRRPEFGRRMIRSAVAALVLIALTAVFDNVMIAVGLFTYPEEHLSGIRVGLAPIEDFAYPLCAAFLVPAVATLVERRPER; encoded by the coding sequence GTGACCTACACCCTGATCGTGGTCCCCTTCGTCCTCGTGACGGCGGCGGCGACAGTGGCCACCGTCCGCCGTCCGGAGTTCGGCCGGCGCATGATCCGGTCGGCCGTCGCGGCGCTCGTGCTGATCGCGCTGACGGCGGTCTTCGACAACGTCATGATCGCCGTGGGCCTGTTCACCTACCCTGAGGAGCACCTCAGCGGCATCCGCGTCGGGCTCGCGCCCATCGAGGACTTCGCCTACCCCCTCTGCGCGGCCTTCCTCGTGCCGGCCGTCGCGACCCTCGTGGAAAGACGACCCGAACGATGA
- a CDS encoding lycopene cyclase domain-containing protein has product MPGLYLLALLVSFGGVALLDRRFSLAWWRDRRTTLIASLAGTVFFLAWDAVGIATGVFVKGDSTLLLGLDLAPHLPIEEPVFLLFLSYLALVVHGAAHRRSARRDGNAPS; this is encoded by the coding sequence GTGCCGGGTCTGTATCTGCTCGCGCTGCTGGTCTCGTTCGGCGGGGTCGCGCTGCTCGACCGTCGCTTCAGCCTGGCCTGGTGGCGCGACCGCCGCACGACGCTGATCGCCTCCCTCGCCGGGACGGTGTTCTTCCTCGCCTGGGATGCCGTGGGAATCGCGACGGGCGTCTTCGTCAAGGGCGACAGCACGCTGCTGCTGGGGCTCGACCTCGCGCCCCATCTGCCGATCGAGGAACCGGTCTTCCTGCTCTTCCTCAGCTATCTGGCGCTGGTGGTCCACGGCGCCGCACATCGCCGCAGCGCCCGCCGCGACGGGAACGCACCATCGTGA
- the crtI gene encoding phytoene desaturase family protein, translating into MSAASPGPRRIVVVGGGIAGLSTAALLAEEGHAVTVIEARDETGGRAGSWERDGFRFDTGPSWYLMPEVFDHFFALLGTTAAAELDLVPLTPAYRVYGEPAGSGPGEHIDVVSGRAEATALFESREPGAGERLEDYLDSAADAYDLSVSRFLYDTYATTEGLRDPEILGRLPQLAPLLTRSLVRHVESRFSDPMLRQILGYPAVFLGSSPYDVPSLYHLMSHLDLDDAVYYPRGGFTEVIAAIERLAVARGVEVRTGTAVSQILTGADGTANGVRLADTSELSADVVVSTADLHHTETVLLPPDQQSYPERWWRKRTPSFGALLLLLGVDGELPQLAHHTLLFTSGWRENFDAISGRDAHIPDPASLYVCRPSATDDTVAPEGSENLFVLVPIPADPALGRGGVDGEGDAVIEAAADRAIAQIAEWTGIPDLADRVRVRRTIAPGDFERDLGAWRGNALGLAHTLRQSALFRPGNASKRVPGLYYAGGSVLPGIGLPMCLISAELVVKRLRGDTTAGPLPEPAATA; encoded by the coding sequence ATGAGCGCCGCATCTCCCGGGCCCCGCCGGATCGTCGTCGTGGGCGGCGGCATCGCCGGCCTGTCGACGGCCGCCCTCCTGGCCGAGGAGGGCCACGCCGTCACGGTCATCGAGGCTCGCGACGAGACCGGCGGGCGCGCCGGGTCGTGGGAGCGCGACGGCTTCCGATTCGACACCGGACCGAGCTGGTACCTCATGCCCGAGGTGTTCGATCACTTCTTCGCGCTCCTCGGCACGACCGCGGCAGCGGAACTCGACCTCGTGCCCCTCACCCCCGCCTACCGCGTGTACGGGGAGCCCGCGGGGTCCGGTCCGGGTGAGCACATCGACGTCGTGTCGGGACGCGCGGAGGCCACCGCGCTGTTCGAGAGCCGCGAGCCCGGCGCCGGCGAGCGCCTGGAGGATTACCTCGACTCCGCCGCGGATGCTTACGACCTCTCGGTCTCGCGCTTCCTCTACGACACCTACGCGACGACGGAGGGTCTGCGCGACCCCGAGATCCTCGGACGCCTCCCCCAGCTCGCACCGCTGCTGACCCGCTCGCTCGTCCGCCACGTCGAGAGCCGGTTCTCCGACCCGATGCTCCGCCAGATCCTGGGGTACCCGGCGGTCTTCCTGGGATCGTCGCCGTACGACGTGCCGAGCCTGTATCACCTGATGAGCCACCTCGACCTCGACGACGCGGTGTACTACCCGCGCGGCGGGTTCACGGAGGTCATCGCGGCCATCGAGCGCCTCGCCGTCGCGCGCGGCGTCGAGGTGCGCACCGGCACCGCCGTGTCGCAGATCCTCACCGGCGCCGACGGCACCGCGAACGGTGTGCGCCTGGCGGACACCAGCGAGCTGTCGGCGGATGTCGTCGTGTCGACGGCCGACCTGCACCACACCGAGACGGTGCTTCTCCCGCCCGATCAGCAGTCCTACCCGGAGCGCTGGTGGCGCAAGCGCACGCCGAGCTTCGGCGCGCTGCTCCTCCTGCTCGGCGTGGACGGCGAGCTCCCCCAGCTCGCCCACCACACGCTGCTGTTCACGAGCGGCTGGCGCGAGAACTTCGATGCCATCTCGGGCCGCGATGCGCACATCCCCGATCCCGCCTCGCTGTACGTGTGCCGCCCGAGCGCGACCGACGACACCGTCGCACCCGAGGGCTCCGAGAACCTGTTCGTGCTCGTCCCGATCCCGGCGGACCCCGCACTCGGACGCGGGGGCGTCGACGGGGAGGGCGACGCGGTGATCGAGGCCGCCGCCGACCGCGCGATCGCGCAGATCGCGGAGTGGACCGGCATCCCCGACCTCGCCGACCGCGTCCGCGTCCGCCGCACCATCGCCCCCGGCGACTTCGAGCGCGATCTCGGCGCGTGGCGGGGCAACGCCCTGGGGCTCGCGCACACACTGCGCCAGAGCGCTCTCTTCCGGCCGGGCAACGCCTCGAAGAGGGTCCCCGGTCTGTACTACGCCGGCGGCTCGGTCCTGCCCGGCATCGGCCTGCCGATGTGCCTCATCTCGGCCGAGCTGGTCGTCAAGCGCCTGCGGGGCGACACCACCGCCGGCCCCCTGCCCGAACCGGCCGCGACCGCCTGA